One genomic region from Anopheles bellator chromosome 2, idAnoBellAS_SP24_06.2, whole genome shotgun sequence encodes:
- the LOC131207531 gene encoding uncharacterized protein LOC131207531, with protein MADGLLQRFSTHGVTSSTLMPPAAAVASTGATLSQRIHHLELPPALLASGKYPVYGPGSGPEIYDDAPTASGYGWPGADGTGPGGFLPSFLPWGQPSHPAPPPPPPLPPPYPLHRGPHGKFGKGLRFRGASTAVLTLLAFLFFLSILQNYIRDYSATSQPTVIVLSAGATKESGPAPYHGAPFRRQHNADPMVANDGGASEDDDRGSDEPAAGYRTRDKNTGERHQRVKIIDRQDIAGASTRQPSPAPFGDIFKINGL; from the coding sequence ATGGCGGACGGGTTGCTGCAGCGGTTCAGCACGCACGGTGTCACGAGCAGCACGCTGATgccgccggcggctgcggtggccagTACCGGGGCCACCCTGAGCCAGCGCATCCACCACCTCGAGCTGCCGCCCGCACTGCTGGCCAGTGGCAAGTATCCGGTCTACGGGCCGGGCAGCGGACCGGAAATCTACGACGACGCCCCTACGGCCAGTGGCTACGGTTGGCCCGGGGCCgacggaaccgggccgggcggattTTTGCCCAGCTTCCTGCCGTGGGGCCAACCGTCACAcccagcgccaccgccgccaccgccactgccgccaccgtacCCGTTGCACCGGGGACCGCACGGGAAGTTCGGCAAAGGGCTCCGCTTCCGGGGTGCGTCGACGGCCGTGCTGACCCTGCTGGCGTTTCTGTTCTTTCTGAGCATCTTGCAGAACTACATCCGGGACTACTCGGCGACCTCGCAGCCGACCGTGATCGTCCTGTCGGCCGGTGCAACCAAGGAGAGTGGCCCCGCCCCGTACCACGGGGCGCcgttccgccggcagcacAATGCTGACCCGATGGTGGCCAACGACGGTGGGGCCTCGGAAGACGACGACCGTGGCAGCGATGAGCCTGCGGCTGGCTACCGGACCCGCGACAAGAACACGGGTGAACGACATCAGCGTGTGAAGATAATCGACAGACAGGACATCGCCGGTGCATCCACCCGGCAGCCCAGTCCGGCACCGTTCGGGGATATCTTCAAGATAAACGGACTCTAG